A region from the Streptomyces tsukubensis genome encodes:
- a CDS encoding ABC transporter ATP-binding protein, whose amino-acid sequence MTTTHLPRTGRGPIVEVSDLRKAYGGRTVVDGLSFTVEEGEIFGILGLNGAGKTTSVECIEGLRVPDSGTIRVAGFDPIADRAEVTQVLGAQLQESALQAKLTVREALQLYSAFYPRPLDWRPLAERLGLTAKLNTRFGMLSGGQKQRLFIALALLGSPRVVILDELTTGLDPRARRDTWSLIEDVRDSGVTVILVTHFMEEAQRLCDRIAVINKGRVGALDTPEGLIGRSAGSTVISFTPSQPINEEILAALPGQATFDSKDGRVTLSGTDETVNAVISLLAQSHIWAYQLRVTDATLDDAFIDLTKA is encoded by the coding sequence ATGACCACAACGCACCTGCCGAGGACGGGCCGCGGGCCCATCGTCGAAGTCAGCGACCTCCGCAAGGCCTACGGCGGCCGGACCGTCGTCGACGGCCTCTCCTTCACCGTCGAGGAGGGCGAGATCTTCGGGATCCTCGGCCTGAACGGCGCCGGCAAGACCACCTCGGTCGAGTGCATCGAGGGCCTGCGGGTCCCCGACTCCGGCACCATCCGGGTCGCGGGATTCGACCCGATCGCCGACCGTGCCGAGGTCACCCAGGTCCTCGGCGCCCAGCTCCAGGAGAGCGCGCTCCAGGCCAAGCTGACCGTGCGCGAGGCGCTCCAGCTGTACTCCGCTTTCTACCCGCGCCCGCTGGACTGGCGGCCGCTGGCCGAGCGTCTGGGCCTGACGGCGAAGCTGAACACCCGCTTCGGCATGCTGTCCGGCGGGCAGAAGCAGCGGCTGTTCATCGCGCTCGCCCTGCTCGGCTCCCCCCGTGTCGTGATCCTCGACGAGCTGACCACCGGCCTGGACCCGCGGGCCCGCCGCGACACCTGGTCGCTGATCGAAGACGTCCGCGACAGCGGCGTCACCGTCATCCTCGTCACGCACTTCATGGAGGAGGCCCAGCGGCTGTGCGACCGGATCGCCGTGATCAACAAGGGGCGGGTCGGCGCGCTGGACACCCCTGAAGGTCTGATCGGCCGCTCGGCGGGGTCGACGGTCATCTCCTTCACTCCGTCGCAGCCGATCAACGAGGAGATCCTGGCCGCGCTGCCCGGGCAGGCGACCTTCGACAGCAAGGACGGCCGGGTCACCCTCAGCGGAACGGACGAGACCGTCAACGCGGTCATCTCGCTTCTCGCCCAGAGCCATATCTGGGCGTATCAGCTCCGGGTCACCGACGCCACGCTGGACGACGCCTTCATCGACCTGACGAAGGCGTGA
- a CDS encoding amino acid adenylation domain-containing protein encodes MTETPTAGHGLHERFLRGLALAPGRTAVCVDGESLTYEALHELALRRAGALAARAGQERQTVAVLADKGVTAYAGILAALYAGAAVVPLNPRFPAGRTRSMLRAAGAATVIADGAGRAALEAAGVDLPVLDDSAAAPALDAPAAVAPSDTAYVLFTSGSTGRPKGVPVTHGANGHYFRLLDERYDFGPDDVFSQYFGLGFDCAMFELFGAWGSGAALHEVPPAAHRDLPAFVAERGMTVWFSVPGAIAFTRRMGGLAPGAMPTLRWSLFAGEALLCPDAAAWQEAAPGSRVENLYGPTELTITITGHRWSPGASARRAVNGVVPIGRLHAGHELLLLDGEQESAAEGDLCISGPQLTPGYLDPGDGADRFFERHGRRWYRTGDRVRRLDDGELVYLGRMDAQVQIQGFRVELAEVDHAVRQCTGVGNAAAVTRPAPAGGLELVVYYTGERRPAAALRRELSERLPEAVLPKVFRHVAEFPLNANRKIDRKRLAAEAAGSL; translated from the coding sequence ATGACCGAGACACCCACGGCCGGACACGGTCTGCACGAGCGGTTCCTGCGCGGCCTGGCGCTGGCGCCGGGCCGGACGGCGGTGTGCGTGGACGGCGAGAGCCTGACCTACGAGGCACTGCACGAGCTGGCGCTGCGCCGGGCGGGGGCGCTGGCGGCCCGGGCCGGGCAGGAGCGGCAGACGGTGGCCGTGCTGGCGGACAAGGGCGTGACCGCGTACGCCGGGATCCTGGCGGCGCTGTATGCGGGGGCGGCGGTGGTGCCGCTGAACCCCCGGTTCCCCGCCGGGCGCACCCGTTCCATGCTGCGGGCGGCCGGGGCCGCGACGGTGATCGCGGACGGGGCGGGGCGGGCCGCCCTGGAGGCGGCCGGGGTGGATCTGCCGGTGCTGGACGACAGCGCCGCGGCGCCCGCGCTGGATGCGCCCGCCGCGGTTGCGCCGTCCGACACCGCCTACGTCCTGTTCACTTCCGGTTCGACCGGCCGCCCCAAGGGGGTGCCGGTGACCCACGGCGCCAACGGGCACTACTTCCGTCTGCTGGACGAGCGTTACGACTTCGGTCCGGACGATGTGTTCTCCCAGTACTTCGGGCTCGGTTTCGACTGTGCGATGTTCGAGCTGTTCGGTGCCTGGGGCAGCGGGGCGGCCCTGCACGAGGTGCCGCCGGCGGCCCACCGGGATCTGCCGGCGTTCGTCGCCGAGCGGGGGATGACGGTGTGGTTCTCCGTTCCCGGTGCCATCGCGTTCACCCGGCGCATGGGCGGTCTGGCGCCGGGTGCGATGCCGACGCTGCGGTGGAGCCTGTTCGCCGGAGAGGCGCTGCTGTGCCCGGACGCCGCCGCCTGGCAGGAGGCCGCGCCCGGGTCCCGGGTGGAGAACCTGTACGGGCCGACCGAGCTGACCATCACCATCACCGGGCACCGCTGGTCGCCCGGGGCCTCGGCGCGCCGGGCGGTGAACGGTGTGGTGCCGATCGGCCGGCTGCACGCCGGGCACGAGCTGCTGCTGCTCGACGGGGAGCAGGAGTCGGCGGCCGAGGGTGATCTGTGCATCAGCGGGCCGCAGCTGACGCCCGGTTATCTCGACCCCGGGGACGGCGCGGACCGCTTCTTCGAACGTCACGGCCGGCGCTGGTACCGGACGGGTGACCGGGTACGGCGCCTGGACGACGGCGAGCTGGTCTATCTCGGCCGGATGGACGCCCAGGTGCAGATCCAGGGCTTCCGGGTCGAGCTGGCCGAGGTCGATCACGCCGTACGGCAGTGCACCGGGGTGGGGAACGCGGCGGCGGTGACCCGTCCGGCTCCGGCCGGGGGGCTGGAGCTGGTCGTCTACTACACCGGGGAGCGCAGGCCCGCGGCGGCGCTGCGCCGGGAGCTGTCGGAGCGGCTGCCGGAGGCGGTCCTGCCCAAGGTGTTCCGGCATGTCGCGGAGTTCCCCCTGAACGCCAACCGCAAGATCGACCGGAAGCGGCTGGCCGCCGAGGCGGCCGGGTCCCTCTGA